The following proteins are co-located in the Verrucomicrobiia bacterium genome:
- a CDS encoding glutaredoxin, whose protein sequence is MNKPKIIAYLKPSCGWSQGVRAIMRKYDLPFEDRDIINDPLQRQEMIEKSGQMLSPCVEVNGHMLPDISGDEVEAYLLANNLVQPVNRTADSPTNQPCAHEMPGGAPVNFHR, encoded by the coding sequence ATGAACAAACCGAAGATTATTGCCTATTTGAAGCCGTCCTGCGGCTGGAGCCAGGGCGTGCGCGCGATCATGCGCAAGTACGATCTGCCATTTGAGGACCGCGACATCATCAACGATCCTTTGCAGCGCCAGGAGATGATTGAGAAGAGCGGCCAGATGCTGAGCCCATGCGTGGAGGTGAATGGACACATGTTGCCCGACATCAGTGGCGACGAGGTTGAAGCCTACCTGCTGGCAAATAATCTGGTGCAGCCCGTGAATCGCACTGCCGATTCGCCGACGAATCAGCCCTGCGCGCATGAAATGCCCGGCGGCGCGCCCGTTAATTTTCATCGCTGA